One region of Juglans regia cultivar Chandler chromosome 4, Walnut 2.0, whole genome shotgun sequence genomic DNA includes:
- the LOC109017045 gene encoding ATP synthase subunit delta', mitochondrial-like, translated as MFRRASGLLARSLFLSSSRSWVRPFSTDLPAAPTADSTFVEAWKKVVPNIEPPKTPIAFVKPRPSIPSSIPSKLTVNFVLPYASELSTKEVDMVIIPATTGQMGVLPGHVATIAELKPGVLSVHEGNEVTKYFISSGFAFIHANSYADVVAIEAVPIDQIDPTLVQKGLAEFTQKLSSASTDLEKAEAQIGVDMHSALNSALTG; from the exons ATGTTCCGCCGAGCCAGTGGCCTCTTGGCCCGATCATTATTTCTCTCCTCCTCTAGGTCCTGGGTTCGACCATTCTCGACCGATCTCCCGGCGGCTCCGACCGCGGACTCCACCTTCGTGGAGGCCTGGAAGAAAGTGGTACCAAACATAGAACCCCCCAAGACCCCTATCGCCTTCGTGAAACCTCGCCCTTCCATTCCCTCCTCCATCCCTTCCAAGCTCACCGTCAACTTCGTGCTCCCGTATGCCTCCGAGCTGTCCACCAAAGAG GTTGACATGGTCATAATACCAGCAACAACGGGGCAAATGGGTGTTCTTCCTGGACATGTAGCAACAATTGCAGAGCTGAAACCCGGTGTCCTGTCAGTGCATGAAGGGAATGAAGTGACCAAGTATTTCATCAGCAGTGGCTTTGCTTTCATCCATGCAAACTCATATGCAGATGTTGTTGCCATCGAGGCTGTGCCTATTGATCAAATTGACCCAACTCTTGTCCAGAAGGGGCTCGCAGAGTTCACACAGAAGCTGAGCTCAGCCTCAACTGACTTGGAGAAAGCTGAAGCTCAAATTGGAGTTGATATGCATAGTGCTCTCAACTCTGCTCTGACAGgttaa
- the LOC109015016 gene encoding putative invertase inhibitor: MRLTFSYFSLPIFFLLFSTFHAMSTNNLIPETCKKCVQKSPNLTYKFCVTSLQAASGSHHADDLRKLGKISIKLIKDNVTNTRHHIQKLLKNNRLDPFVRACLDDCFSLYSDAIPTLGQALKDYKTKHYENVNIDVSSIIDVSTTCEDGFKEKKGVVSPLKKRNKDTFQLSALSLSIINILN, translated from the coding sequence ATGAGGCTTACCTTCTCTTACTTCTCCCTCCCTATTTTCTTCCTCTTGTTTTCCACCTTCCATGCCATGAGCACCAACAATCTCATCCCTGAAACTTGCAAGAAATGTGTGCAGAAAAGCCCGAACCTAACCTACAAATTCTGTGTAACTTCTCTGCAAGCTGCCTCAGGAAGCCACCATGCTGATGATCTTCGTAAGCTTGGCAAGATCTCAATCAAGTTAATCAAAGACAACGTAACAAACACGAGACATCACATTCAGAAGCTCTTGAAGAACAACAGGTTAGACCCCTTTGTTAGGGCGTGTTTGGATGACTGCTTTAGTCTTTACTCGGATGCGATACCAACTCTTGGACAAGCCTTGAAAGATTACAAAACCAAGCACTATGAAAATGTTAACATCGATGTAAGTTCAATCATCGATGTCTCTACGACTTGTGAAGATGGTTTCAAGGAAAAGAAAGGTGTGGTTTCGCcattaaagaaaagaaacaaggaTACTTTTCAGTTGTCTGCTCTATCGCTTTCGATTATTAATATTCTAAACTGA
- the LOC109017030 gene encoding FCS-Like Zinc finger 3-like yields MRSGIMFHSEEPEDHYSKSHFLEACFLCRKPLGLNSDIFMYRGNTPFCSKECRHEQIEIDEAKEKKSWKLSPSSASSSNRTARKSDTNKDSTPSKTVPTSTLVVA; encoded by the exons ATGAGATCGGGCATCATGTTCCATTCCGAGGAACCTGAAGATCATTACAGCAAGTCCCACTTCCTTGAAGCTTGTTTCCTTTGCCGGAAACCGCTAGGTTTGAACAGTGACATATTCATGTACAG AGGGAACACACCGTTCTGTAGCAAAGAGTGCAGGCACGAACAGATAGAGATTGATGAAGCCAAAGAGAAGAAGAGCTGGAAGCTTTCTCCTTCTTCAGCCTCTTCTTCAAATAGAACCGCCAGAAAATCAGACACCAACAAGGATTCCACTCCAAGCAAGACTGTACCGACGAGTACGCTAGTGGTGGCCTAA
- the LOC109017055 gene encoding 10 kDa chaperonin 1, chloroplastic-like — protein sequence MASTFLTLPKPFIYKPSAPSLSDQKTLGLRRNSLRVNAISKKWEPTKVVPQADRVLIRLEELPEKSAGGVLLPKSAVKFERYLMGEILSVGVEVGEVGAGKKVLFSDINAYEVDLGTDAKHCFCKSSDLLAVVE from the exons ATGGCGTCTACTTTCCTTACATTACCTAAACCCTTTATATACAAACCCAGCGCGCCCTCTCTATCTGACCAGAAAACATTAG GTCTGCGCAGAAATTCTCTCAGAGTCAACGCCATTTCCAAGAAATGGGAGCCCACCAAG GTGGTTCCACAAGCTGATAGAGTGCTTATTCGTCTTGAGGAGCTGCCTGAG AAATCAGCTGGTGGAGTCTTGTTGCCCAAATCAGCTGTTAAATTTGAGCGGTATCTTATGGGAGAA ATTCTCTCTGTTGGTGTGGAAGTTGGGGAAGTGGGGGCTGGAAAGAAG GTTCTCTTCTCAGACATAAATGCTTATGAG GTTGACTTGGGAACGGATGCTAAGCACTGCTTCTGCAAGTCGAGTGACTTGTTGGCTGTGGTTGAGTAG
- the LOC109017037 gene encoding E3 ubiquitin-protein ligase ATL4-like — protein sequence MSFSSSSFPPPPWLNVLGGTVTDSTATSASPHSSSSMKPSVLVIIFIVVVTIITSVSLCLLLRHLNRRCIRRLSTSTSTISTTTSTDEEFISARRVSPENPKNSFVRTLPLFHFSSITRRSSSTSSADCAICLSKFEPNDQLRLLPLCCHAFHSQCVDTWLGSNQTCPLCRSSIFASESDLMKASLASSNGATSAAGESFRLEIGNVSHRRAASDTGDTRRSYSIGSFEYLVEDDSEISLSHAHRRSLSDKEESGALPVHPDMESTLASEIAAGRSWLKEYIDRLSFSLSSRALSFRSSGRFFTGSSRRSEITGIGDCDLEANRVGEEISEMFRWLSGV from the coding sequence atgtcgttttcttcttcttcatttccgCCGCCTCCATGGCTGAACGTCCTCGGAGGCACAGTCACGGACTCCACCGCTACCTCTGCCTCGCCACATTCGTCGTCATCCATGAAACCTAGCGTACTTGTTATCATCTTTATTGTCGTTGTCACCATCATCACCTCCGTCTCCCTCTGTCTCCTCCTGCGCCACCTAAACCGGCGTTGCATCCGCCGCTTATCTACCTCCACGTCCACGATTTCCACTACCACCAGCACCGACGAGGAGTTCATCTCTGCTCGCCGCGTCTCTCCGGAGAATCCTAAGAACTCGTTCGTCCgaactctccctctcttccacTTCTCCTCCATCACTCGCCggtcctcctccacctcctctgCCGACTGCGCCATATGCTTGTCCAAATTCGAGCCAAACGACCAGCTCCGTCTTCTCCCTCTTTGTTGCCACGCCTTCCACTCGCAATGCGTCGACACCTGGCTCGGTTCCAACCAGACTTGTCCGCTATGCCGGTCTTCCATTTTCGCTTCGGAGTCGGACCTCATGAAGGCCTCGCTCGCTTCGTCTAACGGTGCAACCTCCGCAGCAGGAGAGAGTTTTAGGCTGGAGATCGGAAACGTGAGCCACCGTCGAGCCGCTTCGGACACCGGCGATACGCGGAGGTCCTATTCCATCGGATCGTTCGAATACCTCGTGGAGGATGACTCCGAGATCAGTCTGAGCCACGCGCACCGGAGGAGCTTGTCGGACAAGGAGGAAAGCGGAGCTTTACCGGTTCATCCGGACATGGAGTCCACTCTAGCTTCCGAGATAGCGGCTGGAAGAAGTTGGCTGAAGGAGTATATTGATAGGCTCTCATTCTCACTGTCATCCCGCGCGTTGTCATTTCGGAGCTCCGGAAGGTTTTTCACTGGGAGCAGTCGCCGGAGCGAGATCACGGGGATCGGAGATTGTGACCTCGAAGCAAACCGAGTCGGCGAAGAGATAAGCGAGATGTTCCGATGGCTATCAGGGGTATGA